The following coding sequences lie in one Apium graveolens cultivar Ventura chromosome 3, ASM990537v1, whole genome shotgun sequence genomic window:
- the LOC141715071 gene encoding uncharacterized protein LOC141715071 has protein sequence MEIEKDKDFKWPKPLRGDPEKRDKSRYCRFHKYFGHDTDDCRQLKDEIEYLIRRGKFGHFTKGEEAGGQKRDNDRRDDDRRGNKPHPQGLGINMISGGPTSAGTTRNSRKAYVREVMSIVGEPSKRSKSDMMFEFGDPDLEGLKFPHDDSLVVSPIIENYPVMRVLVDNGASVDILLHDTFIRMGYNDSQLTSYDAPIYGFNHVEFKVEGAIQLPITIGEEPGRPRRC, from the coding sequence ATGGAAATTGAAAAGGACAAAGATTTCAAATggccgaagccactaaggggagaccccgaGAAAAGAGACAAGAGTCGATACTGCAGGTTTCATAAATATTTTGGTCATGATACTGACGATTGTAGGcaactcaaggatgagattgagtatttgATCCGAAGGGGAAAATTCGGACAtttcaccaagggtgaagaggccggaggccaaaagagagataatgatcgAAGAGATGATGATCGAAGGGGTAACAAACCGCATCCCCAAGGGCTAGGGATCAATATGATCTCAGGAGGACCTACATCAGCTGGTACTACAAGGAACTCCCGAAAAGCTTATGTGAGAGAAGTAATGAGCATAGTTGGAGAGCCATCTAAGCGTTCTAAGTCGGATATGATGTTTGAATTTGGTGACccagaccttgaaggtttgaaatttccCCATGATGATTCTTTGGTTGTCAGTCCGATAATTGAAAATTATCCCGTTATGAGGGTCCTAGTGGACAACGGAGCTTCCGTGGACATTCTGCTCCATGACACATTCATAAGGATGGGCtataatgattctcaactaactTCATATGACGCACCCATCTACGGGTTCAACCATGTGGAATTCAAAGTCGAAGGAGCAATACAACTTCCCATAACTATCGGGGAAGAGCCCGGGAGGCCACGCAGATGTTGA
- the LOC141711079 gene encoding aldehyde oxidase GLOX1-like translates to MQHLRCLLLFLFFAVECCCTSATSGGGRWDLLSPSIGIVAMHMQLLHDNRVIIYDRTDFGSSNLSLADNKCRMDPNDLRLVKDCSAHSVEYDVASNSIRPLMVLTDVWCSSGAVTQDGRLVQAGGFNDGDHTVRIYTPCDNGTCDWVEIPFGLIQRRWYATSHILPDGRQIIIGGRRQFNYEFYPKDGSTTTYLLSFLLKTYEFPATENNLYPFVFLNVDGHLFIFANNRAILLDHVNDVVVKTYPQIPDGHPRNYPSTGSAVLLPLKNLQEETVEAEVLVCGGAPKGSFVNANNSRIFDQALDTCARIKITDQDPQWVMETMPMSRVMSDMILLPTGDVLIINGCSNGTAGYDNGRNPVLNPVIYQPDNQYDSRFEVQNPTTIPRMYHSSSILLADGRILVGGSNPHYYYQFTGVLFPTDLSLESFSPSYLDPELGYLRPSIISPVTQTIVGYGQQIPIRFMVPGKVNLELVTVTMVAPSFNTHSFSMSQRLLVLGTGKVTLVGLQKYQIRVATPISGNLAPSGFYMLFVVHQGIPSEAIWIQIK, encoded by the coding sequence ATGCAACACCTCCGCTGCCTCCTCTTGTTCCTCTTTTTCGCGGTCGAATGCTGCTGTACTTCAGCCACATCCGGCGGCGGAAGATGGGACCTCTTGTCACCAAGCATAGGCATAGTCGCTATGCACATGCAACTCCTTCACGACAACCGTGTTATCATATATGATCGCACTGATTTTGGCAGCTCCAACTTATCATTAGCTGACAATAAATGTCGGATGGACCCGAATGACTTGCGTTTGGTTAAGGACTGCTCGGCTCACTCTGTGGAGTACGATGTGGCTTCGAATAGTATACGTCCTCTTATGGTGTTAACCGATGTTTGGTGCTCCTCGGGTGCTGTCACACAGGATGGACGATTGGTCCAAGCCGGAGGGTTCAACGATGGAGATCACACTGTCCGAATTTATACTCCTTGCGACAATGGTACTTGTGATTGGGTGGAAATACCTTTTGGATTAATACAAAGAAGATGGTATGCAACAAGTCATATATTGCCTGATGGCCGTCAAATTATTATTGGAGGTCGTAGACAATTTAATTACGAGTTTTACCCAAAAGATGGCTCGACAACAACTTATTTATTGTCATTCCTGTTGAAAACGTATGAATTCCCTGCAACCGAAAATAATCTGTACCCTTTCGTTTTTCTTAATGTGGACGGCCATTTATTTATTTTTGCTAATAATCGAGCTATATTATTAGATCACGTTAATGATGTAGTCGTCAAGACTTACCCACAAATTCCTGACGGCCATCCTCGAAATTATCCGAGCACAGGCTCCGCGGTGCTTCTCCCATTAAAAAACTTACAAGAAGAAACAGTTGAAGCTGAAGTATTGGTCTGTGGAGGTGCACCAAAAGGATCATTTGTCAATGCTAACAACAGCAGGATTTTCGACCAGGCACTGGATACTTGCGCAAGAATTAAAATAACAGACCAGGATCCCCAATGGGTCATGGAGACAATGCCTATGAGTCGAGTCATGAGCGACATGATTTTGCTTCCAACGGGCGATGTTTTGATTATTAACGGTTGCTCAAACGGTACAGCAGGGTATGACAACGGTAGGAACCCTGTTTTAAATCCGGTTATTTATCAACCGGACAATCAATACGATTCAAGATTCGAGGTCCAAAATCCGACTACTATACCGCGAATGTACCATTCGTCATCTATTCTATTAGCTGATGGAAGAATTCTTGTAGGTGGCAGCAACCCTCACTATTATTACCAGTTTACAGGAGTACTGTTTCCTACTGATTTAAGCCTGGAGTCGTTTTCGCCATCGTACTTGGATCCCGAGCTAGGCTACCTGCGACCCTCCATCATATCGCCTGTCACGCAAACAATCGTCGGGTATGGACAACAAATACCAATCCGATTCATGGTTCCTGGTAAAGTGAATTTGGAGTTGGTCACAGTCACAATGGTTGCACCTTCGTTTAACACGCACTCGTTTTCGATGAGTCAGAGACTGCTGGTGCTTGGAACTGGGAAAGTAACATTGGTTGGACTACAGAAATATCAGATTCGAGTGGCTACTCCGATTTCGGGTAATCTTGCTCCCTCTGGATTCTACATGCTGTTTGTAGTTCATCAAGGTATCCCCAGCGAAGCGATTTGGATCCAAATAAAGTGA